The following proteins are co-located in the Mus pahari chromosome 14, PAHARI_EIJ_v1.1, whole genome shotgun sequence genome:
- the Vps25 gene encoding vacuolar protein-sorting-associated protein 25 isoform X2 gives MAMSFEWPWQYRFPPFFTLQPNVDTRQKQLAAWCSLVLSFCRLHKQSSMTVMEAQESPLFNNVKLQRKLPVESIQIVLEELRKKGNLEWLDKNKSSFLIMWRRPEEWGKLIYQWVSRSGQNNSVFTLYELTSGDDTEGEESSRFVGVS, from the exons ATGGCGATGAGTTTCGAGTGGCCGTGGCAGTACCGCTTCCCGCCCTTCTTTAC GTTACAGCCGAACGTGGACACCCGGCAGAAGCAGCTGGCCGCCTGGTGCTCTCTGGTTCTGTCCTTCTGCCGCCTGCACAAACAGTCCAGCATGACGGTGATGGAAGCCCAGGAGAGCCCGCTCTTCAACAACGTCAAGCTACAGC GGAAACTTCCTGTGGAGTCAATTCAGATTGTATTagaagaactgagaaagaaag GGAACCTCGAGTGGTTGGATAAGAATAAGTCTAGCTTCCTGATCATGTGGCGGAGGCCAGAAGAATGGGGGAAACTCATTTACCAATGG GTCTCCAGGAGTGGGCAGAATAACTCTGTGTTCACTCTATATGAACTGACCAGTGGGGACGACACGGAGGGTGAAG AGAGCTCAAGATTTGTGGGTGTCAGCTGA
- the Vps25 gene encoding vacuolar protein-sorting-associated protein 25 isoform X1: protein MAMSFEWPWQYRFPPFFTLQPNVDTRQKQLAAWCSLVLSFCRLHKQSSMTVMEAQESPLFNNVKLQRKLPVESIQIVLEELRKKGNLEWLDKNKSSFLIMWRRPEEWGKLIYQWVSRSGQNNSVFTLYELTSGDDTEGEEFHGLDEATLLRALQALQQEHKAEIITVSDGRGVKFF from the exons ATGGCGATGAGTTTCGAGTGGCCGTGGCAGTACCGCTTCCCGCCCTTCTTTAC GTTACAGCCGAACGTGGACACCCGGCAGAAGCAGCTGGCCGCCTGGTGCTCTCTGGTTCTGTCCTTCTGCCGCCTGCACAAACAGTCCAGCATGACGGTGATGGAAGCCCAGGAGAGCCCGCTCTTCAACAACGTCAAGCTACAGC GGAAACTTCCTGTGGAGTCAATTCAGATTGTATTagaagaactgagaaagaaag GGAACCTCGAGTGGTTGGATAAGAATAAGTCTAGCTTCCTGATCATGTGGCGGAGGCCAGAAGAATGGGGGAAACTCATTTACCAATGG GTCTCCAGGAGTGGGCAGAATAACTCTGTGTTCACTCTATATGAACTGACCAGTGGGGACGACACGGAGGGTGAAG AGTTCCATGGGCTGGATGAGGCGACCCTGCTGCGCGCTCTACAGGCCCTACAGCAAGAGCACAAGGCTGAGATTATCACTGTCAGCGATGGCCGAGGAGTCAAGTTCTTCTAG